Part of the Campylobacter suis genome, GCTTTTAACTTCGGATTTTATAGTATTTTACAATAAATTTAAAATATTTCCAACACTTGTGTGCATATTTTCACTATAATACTAAATAAAAAGGATAGTATGCATGCAAGAGTTAAATTTTCAAACACTTAGTGATGAAAGAGCACTTTTTAAAGCAAGCGATTTAAATATCTCTAACTGCTCTTTTGAAGATGGCGAGTCGCCACTAAAGCACTCACAAAACATCAACTTAATCCACTCAAATTTTAAATACAAATACCCCCTTTGGTATTCAAAAAACATCAGTCTAACTGAATGCACTTTATTTGAAATGGCTCGTGCTGGAGTGTGGTATAGTAGTGAAATTTTATTTGAAAACTGTATGATTTTAGCACCTAAAATTTTTCGTAGATCAAAAAATATAACACTTAAAAACACAAATCTAGTTAATGCCAGTGAAACACTTTGGAGTTGTGATGAAATTTTATTAAAAAATGTTGTTGCAAAGGGCGAATATTTTGCTATGAATAGTCAAAGCATGACAGTAGAAAATTTAAGTTTGTATGGTGATTATAGTTTTGATGGTTGTGAAAATTTAGTTATCACAAACTCAAAAATTATTTCAAAAGACGCCTTTTGGAATTGCAAAAATGTCATTGTAAAAGATAGCTATATAAGTGGTGAATACATAGGCTGGAACAGCGAAAATTTAAGCTTTGAAAATTGTGTGATAGAAAGTATTCAAGCGCTGTGCTATATCAAAAACTTAAAGCTTATAAACTGCCAAACGCCAAGCACCACACTTGCATTTGAATACTCAAGCGTAGATGCGCAAATAGATAGCGAAATTTCAAGTATTTTAAACCCGATTTCTGGCACAATAAAAGCAAAAAATATCGGCGAGTGCATATTGGATGAACCAAATAAAGTTAAGATCATAAAGGAACAAGATGATAAATTTTGATGAGATAGTAGATAGAAGCAATACAAACTCAAGTAAATATAGTTGCGAGCCTGATGTGCTTCCTATGTGGGTTGCGGATATGGATTTTCGTGCTCCACAGCCTATATTGGATGCACTTCAAAGTCGTCTTGAAAACGCCATACTAGGCTATACAAGAACACCAAAAGAGTGGGCAAGCGTTCAAAAAGAGTGGTGGTCTCGTAGGCATAAGGCTGAATTTGATGAGAGGGATTTTATATTTTGCACTGGCGTTATACCAGCACTTTCAACATCTGTGCGTCGTTTTACATCGCCTGGCGATAGTGTTTTGGTTCAAACTCCAGTTTATCATGTATTTTTTAACTGTATAAAAAATAATGGCAGAAATGTACTTGCAAATGAGCTTATTTACGAAAATGGCGAGTATAAAATCGACTTTAATGACCTTGAAAGCAAGCTTGCACAGCCACTTACAACGCTTTTTATTTTTTGTAACCCACATAATCCAGTCGGCAAAATTTGGAGTAAAGATGAGCTGGCTAAAATAGGCGAACTTTGTAAAAAGCATGGCGTTATAGTTGTCTCAGATGAGATTCACTGCGATCTGACTGACCCCAAAAAGCACTACACTCCGTTTGCTACAGCCAGTGAAATTTGTAAAAACTTAAGCATTACCTGCGTAGCTCCTACGAAAACCTTTAATATAGCTGGCATTCAAACCGCAAGTGTTATCGTGCCAAATGA contains:
- a CDS encoding DUF3737 family protein → MQELNFQTLSDERALFKASDLNISNCSFEDGESPLKHSQNINLIHSNFKYKYPLWYSKNISLTECTLFEMARAGVWYSSEILFENCMILAPKIFRRSKNITLKNTNLVNASETLWSCDEILLKNVVAKGEYFAMNSQSMTVENLSLYGDYSFDGCENLVITNSKIISKDAFWNCKNVIVKDSYISGEYIGWNSENLSFENCVIESIQALCYIKNLKLINCQTPSTTLAFEYSSVDAQIDSEISSILNPISGTIKAKNIGECILDEPNKVKIIKEQDDKF
- a CDS encoding MalY/PatB family protein; the protein is MINFDEIVDRSNTNSSKYSCEPDVLPMWVADMDFRAPQPILDALQSRLENAILGYTRTPKEWASVQKEWWSRRHKAEFDERDFIFCTGVIPALSTSVRRFTSPGDSVLVQTPVYHVFFNCIKNNGRNVLANELIYENGEYKIDFNDLESKLAQPLTTLFIFCNPHNPVGKIWSKDELAKIGELCKKHGVIVVSDEIHCDLTDPKKHYTPFATASEICKNLSITCVAPTKTFNIAGIQTASVIVPNENLHQKMVAAINYDEVGEGNAFAALATITAYTKCDEWLEQLRAYIFENKRIVSEFLQNENLGITLVKSEATYLLWLDCSQICENSTNLQRFLLVNAKLWLNDGNIYRPNGSFLRMNIACPKATLLEGLKRLKAGILAFNKTKNTI